The nucleotide sequence AGCTCGCCCGCGAGCACGCCCCGGACGAGGTCGGCCAGCTCCACCCGCGCGACCTCCATGTCCGCCTCCTCCTCAGCGACCTCGAAGCGGTCGCCGTCCGCCTCCGAGAGGTCGCGGGCGAGGAAGACGCGGACCGCCTCGTCGGAGCCGCCGGGCGAGGTGTAGATGTCGGCGAGTACCCGCCACTCCCCCGCCTTGATGTGCGCCTCCTCGTACAGCTCGCGCTGCGCCGCGTGCAGCGGGTTCTCGCCCGGTACGTCGAGCAGCCCGGCCGGGATCTCCCACAGCTTGTGCCGTACGGGGTGGCGGTACTGGCGCAGTACGACGACCCGGCCCGCGTCGTCGTACGCGAGGATCGCCACCGACCCGGGGTGGACCTGGTAGTCGCGCGTCGCGACGGAACCGTCCGGCATGACCACGTGGTCCGTGCGGACGCTGGTCTTGTTGCCGCGGAACGGCGTCCCGGTCTCGGTGACGCGCCATTCCTCGGGGGCATCCTTGATGGTCATGAAAGCGTCCTCCCACACAGCGGCCACGCGACAACGGAAAAACCGGGGCACCGGCCCTGAAGGGCCCGTACCCCGGCTGCCACCGTATCGTCCGGCCGTGACCGGACAGGACCTAGCTGCCCGCGCCGTCCGTACCGGACGCGTCGGCGCCGGACGCGTCACCCTTCGCGCCCTGCTGGCGCTCCACCGCCGCCTTGACCAGCCCCGCGAACAGCGGGTGCGGCCGGGTCGGCCGGGAGCGCAGCTCCGGGTGGGCCTGGGTGGAGACCAGGTACGGGTGCACGGCGCGCGGGTACTCGA is from Streptomyces sp. NBC_00370 and encodes:
- a CDS encoding NUDIX hydrolase, translating into MTIKDAPEEWRVTETGTPFRGNKTSVRTDHVVMPDGSVATRDYQVHPGSVAILAYDDAGRVVVLRQYRHPVRHKLWEIPAGLLDVPGENPLHAAQRELYEEAHIKAGEWRVLADIYTSPGGSDEAVRVFLARDLSEADGDRFEVAEEEADMEVARVELADLVRGVLAGELHNSCLVTGVLALSAALAGEGLDALRAPEAPWPARPFES